The proteins below come from a single Sorghum bicolor cultivar BTx623 chromosome 4, Sorghum_bicolor_NCBIv3, whole genome shotgun sequence genomic window:
- the LOC110434874 gene encoding ethylene-responsive transcription factor-like protein At4g13040 isoform X1: MIVDRAILCSRMSVWRLIARRGGISSMVSLRRRRLLGLCSAFVSGKDSLPVDLPKPIENEKTVEVVHSNVKPFSVHPLPLAKTSDVLTKSSNGSDDSKEEKTQYYPGKEIKRRKRHRRKQYVDQEPCIMRGVYFKNMKWQAAIKVDKKQIHLGTVGTQDEAARLYDRAAFMCGREPNFELSEEEKQELRKYTWEGFLAVTRNTITSKKQRKVGLPRRSKADLFMGQSDGDTEMANGGGSSNSDNGDAETSAS, translated from the exons ATGATTGTAGATCGTGCAATTCTCTGTAGCCGTATGAGCGTTTGGAGACTCATTGCACGACGAG GTGGCATTTCAAGTATGGTTAGCTTGAGGCGACGTCGACTATTGGGTCTTTGTTCTG CTTTTGTTTCAGGGAAAGACTCATTGCCAGTTGATCTTCCTAAGCCCATTGAAAATGAAAAAACTGTGGAAGTTGTGCACTCCAATGTGAAGCCATTCAGTGTGCATCCTCTGCCCTTG GCAAAGACTTCTGATGTGCTCACAAAATCCTCAAATGGTTCTGATGATTCAAAGGAAGAGAAAACCCAGTACTATCCAG GCAAGGAAATCAAGCGCAGAAAACGACATAGAAGAAAGCAGTACGTGGATCAAGAGCCCTGCATTATGAGGGGGGTTTATTTCAAAAATATGAAATGGCAGGCTGCCATAAAAGTTGACAAGAAACAGATTCACTTGGGTACTGTTGGGACACAGGACGAAGCAGCCCGGCTTTATGATAG GGCTGCTTTTATGTGTGGAAGGGAGCCAAACTTTGAGCTTTCTGAGGAAGAGAAGCAGGAACTACGGAAGTACACCTGGGAGGGCTTCTTAGCAGTGACTCGCAACACGATAACCAGCAAAA AACAAAGGAAAGTTGGGTTGCCAAGGCGTAGCAAGGCAGACCTGTTCATGGGACAGAGTGATGGCGATACTGAGATGGCCAATGGAGGCGGTTCATCGAATTCTGATAATGGAGACGCAGAGACGTCGGCATCTTAG
- the LOC110434874 gene encoding ethylene-responsive transcription factor-like protein At4g13040 isoform X2, whose product MIVDRAILCSRMSVWRLIARRGGISSMVSLRRRRLLGLCSGKDSLPVDLPKPIENEKTVEVVHSNVKPFSVHPLPLAKTSDVLTKSSNGSDDSKEEKTQYYPGKEIKRRKRHRRKQYVDQEPCIMRGVYFKNMKWQAAIKVDKKQIHLGTVGTQDEAARLYDRAAFMCGREPNFELSEEEKQELRKYTWEGFLAVTRNTITSKKQRKVGLPRRSKADLFMGQSDGDTEMANGGGSSNSDNGDAETSAS is encoded by the exons ATGATTGTAGATCGTGCAATTCTCTGTAGCCGTATGAGCGTTTGGAGACTCATTGCACGACGAG GTGGCATTTCAAGTATGGTTAGCTTGAGGCGACGTCGACTATTGGGTCTTTGTTCTG GGAAAGACTCATTGCCAGTTGATCTTCCTAAGCCCATTGAAAATGAAAAAACTGTGGAAGTTGTGCACTCCAATGTGAAGCCATTCAGTGTGCATCCTCTGCCCTTG GCAAAGACTTCTGATGTGCTCACAAAATCCTCAAATGGTTCTGATGATTCAAAGGAAGAGAAAACCCAGTACTATCCAG GCAAGGAAATCAAGCGCAGAAAACGACATAGAAGAAAGCAGTACGTGGATCAAGAGCCCTGCATTATGAGGGGGGTTTATTTCAAAAATATGAAATGGCAGGCTGCCATAAAAGTTGACAAGAAACAGATTCACTTGGGTACTGTTGGGACACAGGACGAAGCAGCCCGGCTTTATGATAG GGCTGCTTTTATGTGTGGAAGGGAGCCAAACTTTGAGCTTTCTGAGGAAGAGAAGCAGGAACTACGGAAGTACACCTGGGAGGGCTTCTTAGCAGTGACTCGCAACACGATAACCAGCAAAA AACAAAGGAAAGTTGGGTTGCCAAGGCGTAGCAAGGCAGACCTGTTCATGGGACAGAGTGATGGCGATACTGAGATGGCCAATGGAGGCGGTTCATCGAATTCTGATAATGGAGACGCAGAGACGTCGGCATCTTAG
- the LOC110434874 gene encoding ethylene-responsive transcription factor-like protein At4g13040 isoform X3, with protein MVSLRRRRLLGLCSAFVSGKDSLPVDLPKPIENEKTVEVVHSNVKPFSVHPLPLAKTSDVLTKSSNGSDDSKEEKTQYYPGKEIKRRKRHRRKQYVDQEPCIMRGVYFKNMKWQAAIKVDKKQIHLGTVGTQDEAARLYDRAAFMCGREPNFELSEEEKQELRKYTWEGFLAVTRNTITSKKQRKVGLPRRSKADLFMGQSDGDTEMANGGGSSNSDNGDAETSAS; from the exons ATGGTTAGCTTGAGGCGACGTCGACTATTGGGTCTTTGTTCTG CTTTTGTTTCAGGGAAAGACTCATTGCCAGTTGATCTTCCTAAGCCCATTGAAAATGAAAAAACTGTGGAAGTTGTGCACTCCAATGTGAAGCCATTCAGTGTGCATCCTCTGCCCTTG GCAAAGACTTCTGATGTGCTCACAAAATCCTCAAATGGTTCTGATGATTCAAAGGAAGAGAAAACCCAGTACTATCCAG GCAAGGAAATCAAGCGCAGAAAACGACATAGAAGAAAGCAGTACGTGGATCAAGAGCCCTGCATTATGAGGGGGGTTTATTTCAAAAATATGAAATGGCAGGCTGCCATAAAAGTTGACAAGAAACAGATTCACTTGGGTACTGTTGGGACACAGGACGAAGCAGCCCGGCTTTATGATAG GGCTGCTTTTATGTGTGGAAGGGAGCCAAACTTTGAGCTTTCTGAGGAAGAGAAGCAGGAACTACGGAAGTACACCTGGGAGGGCTTCTTAGCAGTGACTCGCAACACGATAACCAGCAAAA AACAAAGGAAAGTTGGGTTGCCAAGGCGTAGCAAGGCAGACCTGTTCATGGGACAGAGTGATGGCGATACTGAGATGGCCAATGGAGGCGGTTCATCGAATTCTGATAATGGAGACGCAGAGACGTCGGCATCTTAG
- the LOC110434874 gene encoding ethylene-responsive transcription factor-like protein At4g13040 isoform X4 yields MVSLRRRRLLGLCSGKDSLPVDLPKPIENEKTVEVVHSNVKPFSVHPLPLAKTSDVLTKSSNGSDDSKEEKTQYYPGKEIKRRKRHRRKQYVDQEPCIMRGVYFKNMKWQAAIKVDKKQIHLGTVGTQDEAARLYDRAAFMCGREPNFELSEEEKQELRKYTWEGFLAVTRNTITSKKQRKVGLPRRSKADLFMGQSDGDTEMANGGGSSNSDNGDAETSAS; encoded by the exons ATGGTTAGCTTGAGGCGACGTCGACTATTGGGTCTTTGTTCTG GGAAAGACTCATTGCCAGTTGATCTTCCTAAGCCCATTGAAAATGAAAAAACTGTGGAAGTTGTGCACTCCAATGTGAAGCCATTCAGTGTGCATCCTCTGCCCTTG GCAAAGACTTCTGATGTGCTCACAAAATCCTCAAATGGTTCTGATGATTCAAAGGAAGAGAAAACCCAGTACTATCCAG GCAAGGAAATCAAGCGCAGAAAACGACATAGAAGAAAGCAGTACGTGGATCAAGAGCCCTGCATTATGAGGGGGGTTTATTTCAAAAATATGAAATGGCAGGCTGCCATAAAAGTTGACAAGAAACAGATTCACTTGGGTACTGTTGGGACACAGGACGAAGCAGCCCGGCTTTATGATAG GGCTGCTTTTATGTGTGGAAGGGAGCCAAACTTTGAGCTTTCTGAGGAAGAGAAGCAGGAACTACGGAAGTACACCTGGGAGGGCTTCTTAGCAGTGACTCGCAACACGATAACCAGCAAAA AACAAAGGAAAGTTGGGTTGCCAAGGCGTAGCAAGGCAGACCTGTTCATGGGACAGAGTGATGGCGATACTGAGATGGCCAATGGAGGCGGTTCATCGAATTCTGATAATGGAGACGCAGAGACGTCGGCATCTTAG